One region of Vespula vulgaris chromosome 9, iyVesVulg1.1, whole genome shotgun sequence genomic DNA includes:
- the LOC127066410 gene encoding protein fem-1 homolog CG6966 isoform X3, translating into MIDHYTVRRHDKKMDFALIVYNAARDGSLHRLRRFLERRDKHEVEVLVSTTTHGATPLVMACRNGHYDVAEYLVVKCGADIEQPGSVVFDGETIEGAPPLWCAAAAGHIELVKLLVQRGANVNSTTKTNSTPLRAACFDGHFEIVRFLVKNGADIEMANRHGHTCLMIACYRGHIDIAKLLLAWNADVNRKSVRGNTALHDCAESGSLEILKLLVQHGAQMDVDSYGMTPLLAAAVTGNTDIVEYLIGIPELIKREERIDALELLGATYVDKKRDMVGALNFWKRAMDDRYQSDVVISKPSPLPLVAAYDFAQEICEPEQLDELLADPDEMRMQALVIRERILGPAHPDTSYYIRYRGAVYADAGKFDRCIQLWNYALDMQQGMLEPLNPMTQSSFFSFAELFSFMIGEEGRQTSRGRRVPPVDRQEILKIFLKAIVEVRLGKQLLDKVPLRDRDVTSLNRILLITLHLACLMTRDMPTEGTYEYEAIHKAIYELVRINAKGKEDRDALQLVHSDDVALVGRYPICKFHSPHLTTALLKVGADVNSRDRNGNTALHWVAMSLPWRPDLAVALLDAGAHIDTVNRDKKTFKSLLRNKQNYYSISPLKYITLSCLAAKVIRRWCNDEQIDEVVPGHLQEFVKMH; encoded by the exons ATGATAGACCATTATACCGTGAGACGCCATGACAAAAAAATGGATTTTGCACTAATTGTCTACAACGCTGCGAGAGACGGTTCCCTGCATCGCCTCAGG CGATTTTTGGAGCGCCGAGATAAACATGAGGTAGAAGTATTAGTCAGTACTACGACCCATGGGGCTACACCATTGGTTATGGCCTGTAGAAATGGCCACTACGACGTGGCAGAATACCTCGTTGTAAAATGTGGGGCAGATATAGAACAACCCGGCTCag TTGTCTTTGATGGAGAAACCATAGAGGGTGCGCCACCGTTGTGGTGTGCAGCGGCAGCCGGTCACATCGAACTAGTGAAGTTGCTAGTACAACGAGGGGCGAACGTGAATTCGACGACGAAAACAAATTCGACACCGTTAAGAGCAGCTTGTTTTGATGGACATTTTGAAATTGTTAGATTCTTGGTCAAGAATGGTGCAG ACATAGAAATGGCAAATCGTCATGGGCACACGTGTTTGATGATAGCATGCTACAGAGGCCATATTGACATCGCTAAGTTACTATTAGCTTGGAACGCAGACGTCAACAGAAAATCAGTCAGAGGTAACACTGCATTACACGATTGTGCAGAAAGTGGATCCTTAGAAATTCTTAAATTGCTCGTTCAACACGGGGCTCAAATGGACGTCGATTCTTATGGGATGACGCCACTCCTGGCGGCTGCCGTAACAG GCAATACCGATATCGTGGAGTATCTAATTGGAATTCCTGAATTAATAAAACGCGAGGAACGCATAGATGCATTGGAACTTTTAGGTGCAACGTATGTTGATAAGAAAAGGGACATGGTCGGTGCTCTAAACTTTTGGAAACGCGCCATGGACGATAG ataTCAAAGCGACGTTGTAATATCGAAACCATCGCCTCTACCTCTAGTAGCGGCCTACGACTTTGCTCAAGAAATATGCGAACCAGAACAACTGGATGAGCTATTGGCAGACCCAGACGAAATGCGTATGCAGGCATTAGTAATTAGAGAAAGAATTCTGGGTCCAGCACATCCAGATACAAGCTACTATATTCGCTACAGAGGAGCTGTCTATGCCGATGCAGGAAAATTTGATCGGTGCATACAACTATGGAATTATGCGTTGGATATGCAACAGGGGATGCTCGAGCCTTTAAATCCGATGACACAGAGTTCCTTCTTTAGTTTTGCCGAACTCTTCAGCTTCATGATCGGTGAGGAAGGTAGACAAACTAGTAGAGGAAGGAGAGTACCTCCTGTGGACAGACAAGAGAtacttaaaattttcttaaaggCT ATAGTAGAAGTTAGATTGGGCAAGCAATTATTAGATAAAGTTCCACTTAGAGATCGCGACGTCACATCTTTAAacagaattttattaataacattgcATCTAGCTTGTTTGATGACGCGCGACATGCCCACAGAAGGTACATACGAGTATGAGGCCATACATAAAGCTATTTACGAATTGGTTCGAATCAACGCAAAGGGCAAAGAG GATCGTGACGCCTTACAATTAGTACATAGCGACGACGTCGCTTTGGTAGGAAGGTATCCGATCTGCAAATTTCACTCACCGCACTTGACCACAGCTTTGTTGAAAGTTGGGGCAGATGTTAACTCGAGAGATAGGAATGGGAACACTGCTTTACATTGGGTCGCCATGTCGTTACCTTGGCGTCCAGACCTTGCTGTAGCGCTTCTCGACGCAGGTGCTCATATCGATACCGTTAATAGAGATAAGAAAACCTTCAAGAGTTTGCTACGCAACAAGCAAAACTATTACTCGATCAGTCCGTTAAAATATATCACATTGTCGTGCTTAGCGGCTAAGGTAATCAGAAGGTGGTGTAACGACGAACAAATCGACGAAGTCGTTCCCGGACACTTGCAAGAGTTTGTTAAAATGCATTAG
- the LOC127066410 gene encoding protein fem-1 homolog CG6966 isoform X2, whose protein sequence is MAYMLNFQGNRSAMVDFQENRPGRFLERRDKHEVEVLVSTTTHGATPLVMACRNGHYDVAEYLVVKCGADIEQPGSVVFDGETIEGAPPLWCAAAAGHIELVKLLVQRGANVNSTTKTNSTPLRAACFDGHFEIVRFLVKNGADIEMANRHGHTCLMIACYRGHIDIAKLLLAWNADVNRKSVRGNTALHDCAESGSLEILKLLVQHGAQMDVDSYGMTPLLAAAVTGNTDIVEYLIGIPELIKREERIDALELLGATYVDKKRDMVGALNFWKRAMDDRYQSDVVISKPSPLPLVAAYDFAQEICEPEQLDELLADPDEMRMQALVIRERILGPAHPDTSYYIRYRGAVYADAGKFDRCIQLWNYALDMQQGMLEPLNPMTQSSFFSFAELFSFMIGEEGRQTSRGRRVPPVDRQEILKIFLKAIVEVRLGKQLLDKVPLRDRDVTSLNRILLITLHLACLMTRDMPTEGTYEYEAIHKAIYELVRINAKGKEVISLLPLSISEDRDALQLVHSDDVALVGRYPICKFHSPHLTTALLKVGADVNSRDRNGNTALHWVAMSLPWRPDLAVALLDAGAHIDTVNRDKKTFKSLLRNKQNYYSISPLKYITLSCLAAKVIRRWCNDEQIDEVVPGHLQEFVKMH, encoded by the exons ATGGCGTATATGCTTAATTTCCAAGGGAACAGATCGGCCATGGTAGACTTCCAGGAGAACAGACCAGGG CGATTTTTGGAGCGCCGAGATAAACATGAGGTAGAAGTATTAGTCAGTACTACGACCCATGGGGCTACACCATTGGTTATGGCCTGTAGAAATGGCCACTACGACGTGGCAGAATACCTCGTTGTAAAATGTGGGGCAGATATAGAACAACCCGGCTCag TTGTCTTTGATGGAGAAACCATAGAGGGTGCGCCACCGTTGTGGTGTGCAGCGGCAGCCGGTCACATCGAACTAGTGAAGTTGCTAGTACAACGAGGGGCGAACGTGAATTCGACGACGAAAACAAATTCGACACCGTTAAGAGCAGCTTGTTTTGATGGACATTTTGAAATTGTTAGATTCTTGGTCAAGAATGGTGCAG ACATAGAAATGGCAAATCGTCATGGGCACACGTGTTTGATGATAGCATGCTACAGAGGCCATATTGACATCGCTAAGTTACTATTAGCTTGGAACGCAGACGTCAACAGAAAATCAGTCAGAGGTAACACTGCATTACACGATTGTGCAGAAAGTGGATCCTTAGAAATTCTTAAATTGCTCGTTCAACACGGGGCTCAAATGGACGTCGATTCTTATGGGATGACGCCACTCCTGGCGGCTGCCGTAACAG GCAATACCGATATCGTGGAGTATCTAATTGGAATTCCTGAATTAATAAAACGCGAGGAACGCATAGATGCATTGGAACTTTTAGGTGCAACGTATGTTGATAAGAAAAGGGACATGGTCGGTGCTCTAAACTTTTGGAAACGCGCCATGGACGATAG ataTCAAAGCGACGTTGTAATATCGAAACCATCGCCTCTACCTCTAGTAGCGGCCTACGACTTTGCTCAAGAAATATGCGAACCAGAACAACTGGATGAGCTATTGGCAGACCCAGACGAAATGCGTATGCAGGCATTAGTAATTAGAGAAAGAATTCTGGGTCCAGCACATCCAGATACAAGCTACTATATTCGCTACAGAGGAGCTGTCTATGCCGATGCAGGAAAATTTGATCGGTGCATACAACTATGGAATTATGCGTTGGATATGCAACAGGGGATGCTCGAGCCTTTAAATCCGATGACACAGAGTTCCTTCTTTAGTTTTGCCGAACTCTTCAGCTTCATGATCGGTGAGGAAGGTAGACAAACTAGTAGAGGAAGGAGAGTACCTCCTGTGGACAGACAAGAGAtacttaaaattttcttaaaggCT ATAGTAGAAGTTAGATTGGGCAAGCAATTATTAGATAAAGTTCCACTTAGAGATCGCGACGTCACATCTTTAAacagaattttattaataacattgcATCTAGCTTGTTTGATGACGCGCGACATGCCCACAGAAGGTACATACGAGTATGAGGCCATACATAAAGCTATTTACGAATTGGTTCGAATCAACGCAAAGGGCAAAGAGGTAATTAGCCTATTGCCCCTTAGCATATCAGAG GATCGTGACGCCTTACAATTAGTACATAGCGACGACGTCGCTTTGGTAGGAAGGTATCCGATCTGCAAATTTCACTCACCGCACTTGACCACAGCTTTGTTGAAAGTTGGGGCAGATGTTAACTCGAGAGATAGGAATGGGAACACTGCTTTACATTGGGTCGCCATGTCGTTACCTTGGCGTCCAGACCTTGCTGTAGCGCTTCTCGACGCAGGTGCTCATATCGATACCGTTAATAGAGATAAGAAAACCTTCAAGAGTTTGCTACGCAACAAGCAAAACTATTACTCGATCAGTCCGTTAAAATATATCACATTGTCGTGCTTAGCGGCTAAGGTAATCAGAAGGTGGTGTAACGACGAACAAATCGACGAAGTCGTTCCCGGACACTTGCAAGAGTTTGTTAAAATGCATTAG
- the LOC127066410 gene encoding protein fem-1 homolog CG6966 isoform X4 yields MACRNGHYDVAEYLVVKCGADIEQPGSVVFDGETIEGAPPLWCAAAAGHIELVKLLVQRGANVNSTTKTNSTPLRAACFDGHFEIVRFLVKNGADIEMANRHGHTCLMIACYRGHIDIAKLLLAWNADVNRKSVRGNTALHDCAESGSLEILKLLVQHGAQMDVDSYGMTPLLAAAVTGNTDIVEYLIGIPELIKREERIDALELLGATYVDKKRDMVGALNFWKRAMDDRYQSDVVISKPSPLPLVAAYDFAQEICEPEQLDELLADPDEMRMQALVIRERILGPAHPDTSYYIRYRGAVYADAGKFDRCIQLWNYALDMQQGMLEPLNPMTQSSFFSFAELFSFMIGEEGRQTSRGRRVPPVDRQEILKIFLKAIVEVRLGKQLLDKVPLRDRDVTSLNRILLITLHLACLMTRDMPTEGTYEYEAIHKAIYELVRINAKGKEVISLLPLSISEDRDALQLVHSDDVALVGRYPICKFHSPHLTTALLKVGADVNSRDRNGNTALHWVAMSLPWRPDLAVALLDAGAHIDTVNRDKKTFKSLLRNKQNYYSISPLKYITLSCLAAKVIRRWCNDEQIDEVVPGHLQEFVKMH; encoded by the exons ATGGCCTGTAGAAATGGCCACTACGACGTGGCAGAATACCTCGTTGTAAAATGTGGGGCAGATATAGAACAACCCGGCTCag TTGTCTTTGATGGAGAAACCATAGAGGGTGCGCCACCGTTGTGGTGTGCAGCGGCAGCCGGTCACATCGAACTAGTGAAGTTGCTAGTACAACGAGGGGCGAACGTGAATTCGACGACGAAAACAAATTCGACACCGTTAAGAGCAGCTTGTTTTGATGGACATTTTGAAATTGTTAGATTCTTGGTCAAGAATGGTGCAG ACATAGAAATGGCAAATCGTCATGGGCACACGTGTTTGATGATAGCATGCTACAGAGGCCATATTGACATCGCTAAGTTACTATTAGCTTGGAACGCAGACGTCAACAGAAAATCAGTCAGAGGTAACACTGCATTACACGATTGTGCAGAAAGTGGATCCTTAGAAATTCTTAAATTGCTCGTTCAACACGGGGCTCAAATGGACGTCGATTCTTATGGGATGACGCCACTCCTGGCGGCTGCCGTAACAG GCAATACCGATATCGTGGAGTATCTAATTGGAATTCCTGAATTAATAAAACGCGAGGAACGCATAGATGCATTGGAACTTTTAGGTGCAACGTATGTTGATAAGAAAAGGGACATGGTCGGTGCTCTAAACTTTTGGAAACGCGCCATGGACGATAG ataTCAAAGCGACGTTGTAATATCGAAACCATCGCCTCTACCTCTAGTAGCGGCCTACGACTTTGCTCAAGAAATATGCGAACCAGAACAACTGGATGAGCTATTGGCAGACCCAGACGAAATGCGTATGCAGGCATTAGTAATTAGAGAAAGAATTCTGGGTCCAGCACATCCAGATACAAGCTACTATATTCGCTACAGAGGAGCTGTCTATGCCGATGCAGGAAAATTTGATCGGTGCATACAACTATGGAATTATGCGTTGGATATGCAACAGGGGATGCTCGAGCCTTTAAATCCGATGACACAGAGTTCCTTCTTTAGTTTTGCCGAACTCTTCAGCTTCATGATCGGTGAGGAAGGTAGACAAACTAGTAGAGGAAGGAGAGTACCTCCTGTGGACAGACAAGAGAtacttaaaattttcttaaaggCT ATAGTAGAAGTTAGATTGGGCAAGCAATTATTAGATAAAGTTCCACTTAGAGATCGCGACGTCACATCTTTAAacagaattttattaataacattgcATCTAGCTTGTTTGATGACGCGCGACATGCCCACAGAAGGTACATACGAGTATGAGGCCATACATAAAGCTATTTACGAATTGGTTCGAATCAACGCAAAGGGCAAAGAGGTAATTAGCCTATTGCCCCTTAGCATATCAGAG GATCGTGACGCCTTACAATTAGTACATAGCGACGACGTCGCTTTGGTAGGAAGGTATCCGATCTGCAAATTTCACTCACCGCACTTGACCACAGCTTTGTTGAAAGTTGGGGCAGATGTTAACTCGAGAGATAGGAATGGGAACACTGCTTTACATTGGGTCGCCATGTCGTTACCTTGGCGTCCAGACCTTGCTGTAGCGCTTCTCGACGCAGGTGCTCATATCGATACCGTTAATAGAGATAAGAAAACCTTCAAGAGTTTGCTACGCAACAAGCAAAACTATTACTCGATCAGTCCGTTAAAATATATCACATTGTCGTGCTTAGCGGCTAAGGTAATCAGAAGGTGGTGTAACGACGAACAAATCGACGAAGTCGTTCCCGGACACTTGCAAGAGTTTGTTAAAATGCATTAG
- the LOC127066410 gene encoding protein fem-1 homolog CG6966 isoform X1, whose amino-acid sequence MIDHYTVRRHDKKMDFALIVYNAARDGSLHRLRRFLERRDKHEVEVLVSTTTHGATPLVMACRNGHYDVAEYLVVKCGADIEQPGSVVFDGETIEGAPPLWCAAAAGHIELVKLLVQRGANVNSTTKTNSTPLRAACFDGHFEIVRFLVKNGADIEMANRHGHTCLMIACYRGHIDIAKLLLAWNADVNRKSVRGNTALHDCAESGSLEILKLLVQHGAQMDVDSYGMTPLLAAAVTGNTDIVEYLIGIPELIKREERIDALELLGATYVDKKRDMVGALNFWKRAMDDRYQSDVVISKPSPLPLVAAYDFAQEICEPEQLDELLADPDEMRMQALVIRERILGPAHPDTSYYIRYRGAVYADAGKFDRCIQLWNYALDMQQGMLEPLNPMTQSSFFSFAELFSFMIGEEGRQTSRGRRVPPVDRQEILKIFLKAIVEVRLGKQLLDKVPLRDRDVTSLNRILLITLHLACLMTRDMPTEGTYEYEAIHKAIYELVRINAKGKEVISLLPLSISEDRDALQLVHSDDVALVGRYPICKFHSPHLTTALLKVGADVNSRDRNGNTALHWVAMSLPWRPDLAVALLDAGAHIDTVNRDKKTFKSLLRNKQNYYSISPLKYITLSCLAAKVIRRWCNDEQIDEVVPGHLQEFVKMH is encoded by the exons ATGATAGACCATTATACCGTGAGACGCCATGACAAAAAAATGGATTTTGCACTAATTGTCTACAACGCTGCGAGAGACGGTTCCCTGCATCGCCTCAGG CGATTTTTGGAGCGCCGAGATAAACATGAGGTAGAAGTATTAGTCAGTACTACGACCCATGGGGCTACACCATTGGTTATGGCCTGTAGAAATGGCCACTACGACGTGGCAGAATACCTCGTTGTAAAATGTGGGGCAGATATAGAACAACCCGGCTCag TTGTCTTTGATGGAGAAACCATAGAGGGTGCGCCACCGTTGTGGTGTGCAGCGGCAGCCGGTCACATCGAACTAGTGAAGTTGCTAGTACAACGAGGGGCGAACGTGAATTCGACGACGAAAACAAATTCGACACCGTTAAGAGCAGCTTGTTTTGATGGACATTTTGAAATTGTTAGATTCTTGGTCAAGAATGGTGCAG ACATAGAAATGGCAAATCGTCATGGGCACACGTGTTTGATGATAGCATGCTACAGAGGCCATATTGACATCGCTAAGTTACTATTAGCTTGGAACGCAGACGTCAACAGAAAATCAGTCAGAGGTAACACTGCATTACACGATTGTGCAGAAAGTGGATCCTTAGAAATTCTTAAATTGCTCGTTCAACACGGGGCTCAAATGGACGTCGATTCTTATGGGATGACGCCACTCCTGGCGGCTGCCGTAACAG GCAATACCGATATCGTGGAGTATCTAATTGGAATTCCTGAATTAATAAAACGCGAGGAACGCATAGATGCATTGGAACTTTTAGGTGCAACGTATGTTGATAAGAAAAGGGACATGGTCGGTGCTCTAAACTTTTGGAAACGCGCCATGGACGATAG ataTCAAAGCGACGTTGTAATATCGAAACCATCGCCTCTACCTCTAGTAGCGGCCTACGACTTTGCTCAAGAAATATGCGAACCAGAACAACTGGATGAGCTATTGGCAGACCCAGACGAAATGCGTATGCAGGCATTAGTAATTAGAGAAAGAATTCTGGGTCCAGCACATCCAGATACAAGCTACTATATTCGCTACAGAGGAGCTGTCTATGCCGATGCAGGAAAATTTGATCGGTGCATACAACTATGGAATTATGCGTTGGATATGCAACAGGGGATGCTCGAGCCTTTAAATCCGATGACACAGAGTTCCTTCTTTAGTTTTGCCGAACTCTTCAGCTTCATGATCGGTGAGGAAGGTAGACAAACTAGTAGAGGAAGGAGAGTACCTCCTGTGGACAGACAAGAGAtacttaaaattttcttaaaggCT ATAGTAGAAGTTAGATTGGGCAAGCAATTATTAGATAAAGTTCCACTTAGAGATCGCGACGTCACATCTTTAAacagaattttattaataacattgcATCTAGCTTGTTTGATGACGCGCGACATGCCCACAGAAGGTACATACGAGTATGAGGCCATACATAAAGCTATTTACGAATTGGTTCGAATCAACGCAAAGGGCAAAGAGGTAATTAGCCTATTGCCCCTTAGCATATCAGAG GATCGTGACGCCTTACAATTAGTACATAGCGACGACGTCGCTTTGGTAGGAAGGTATCCGATCTGCAAATTTCACTCACCGCACTTGACCACAGCTTTGTTGAAAGTTGGGGCAGATGTTAACTCGAGAGATAGGAATGGGAACACTGCTTTACATTGGGTCGCCATGTCGTTACCTTGGCGTCCAGACCTTGCTGTAGCGCTTCTCGACGCAGGTGCTCATATCGATACCGTTAATAGAGATAAGAAAACCTTCAAGAGTTTGCTACGCAACAAGCAAAACTATTACTCGATCAGTCCGTTAAAATATATCACATTGTCGTGCTTAGCGGCTAAGGTAATCAGAAGGTGGTGTAACGACGAACAAATCGACGAAGTCGTTCCCGGACACTTGCAAGAGTTTGTTAAAATGCATTAG